The window CTTACTGGGTTGGCTTCAGGTTGCCAGGCCATAAGGTAGTCTATGGCCCAACTTCTCTGGGTGTCAACTTGACCCCCTTCCCCAGAAAGGCAGCAGCAGAGCTTAGCACTGCCAAGACTTCTGAGCCCTTGTGTCTAGCAGGTGTCCTAATCCACCTACTCCAGCCAAGAGAAGGCTAAGGCCATGCCTCCTACACACCAGCATCCATATTCAAGGGTgagagctgcttttttttttttttcccttggcacTCTGAAATGGAAAGGGTACTGGAACCCATTTGGTGAATGTGGTGCATTCTGTATCTCTATTCACCTAAGCTGTCTTTCTGGAACAGGACAACTAGAGTTAGAGGTTGAATAATGTTCCTGAATGCTGAAGAAGTGAGGCAAGGCCTGAAAGGGGTCTAGTTGACACCCAGGAAAGTTGGGCCATAGACTATCTTCTGGTCTTACAACCTGGAGCCAAAACAGGGGGAAGATGTATATGGTGGTGGTGCTGGAAGGTGAAGGAAGCCCAGTGGGAATGGGGGAGACGGCAAGGTAATGGGGACAGGAAAAGTGAAGTAAGTATGTGGGGCAAGAGTAGGGGGGCTTCTGAAATAAGACCCTGAGCCTGGCACAGTTGTATCTGACCCTCTGGATGACAGCTGTATCTTAACTCTCTGGATGACAGGGAGCAGAAATCTCAGAGTCATCAGGACTACAGCcttagaaggaaaaatggaatagATGCCCTAGTGGTCCTGTGGGTAGGAAGGAAATAGTtggaataggatctttgaagtgtggaaaatgaaaacaaaaactccAGCTTACCCAGGGACGTTTAGTACCAGAGATGGCTAGCATTAGAGTGGCCAGAGAGAACTTGAGAGTTCAAGTGAGTGGGGATGGGAAGAATCTAAATCCTAATGAGGGCAAAAAGCAGGGGTTCTAAAGTTAGCTACAAAAATGATGAGAAAGTGATACCTTTTCCTGGGCCAGACAGAGGTGAGGGTACTGAACTAGGGAAAGAAGGGTTAATCAGTACCATTGTTTCTCAAACAAGAATTTCAGAACTTCAAGGATACaaggattaaaacaaaaatgctcCTGGAGGTATTTGTTTTTTGAAAGTGGTGGTAGGGATGATATTTAAGTATGAAGGGGCACAAGTGTATATCTGGAGAAATATCATATGGGGCAGAGATAAAGGTGGCCCTTCAGCATGCCGACTCCTTCTTCAGCCTTTTGTTCCCCAGGTCCCAGCACCCCATTGACTTCCCTGCAGGGTGTGAGGTATGTCAGGAAGCAGGAACCTGCCAATTCTCCCTGGTGCATATCATAACTGAACAGAAGCCTTCAGTTATGCACACAGCTGCTCAATATCATTCAAAGAAAAATGTCCACCCATTGTCTCTGGACTCTAAGACCAATCATAGTGGCTACTATTTTCTAAAGGCTATGTGCTAGGGACAGTGCTAAAAAgcattatctcattaaatcctcataacaaccctatgagtTCGTAGTATTATTTCCAATTTGTAAACAAGGAAACAGGCTTAGAGAGGCGAAGTAACTTGCTAAAGGTCACATAGCTATTAAGTGGAGTCCGGATCTGAATCCAAGTAGTCTGACCCCATAGCCTATGCTATCTATCACCCATCTTGGGGTCCATAAGAACATGCAGGAAACTCAAAAGAGTATGTCAGAAGATAAATTCCTAAAACCTCATCCATCATGTAGAAAAGAAAGGAGGCACCTCTGTGAAACTGGAGTGACATACTATTAGGGCATTTGGAAGAAATGGTCCTCTCTGAAAGGGAAAGAACCATCTCCAAGTATGGGAAATGCTACATCTGCTGTATGTTTTGGGTTAATGAACAATGGATAGTTTGTCTCCGGGGTATCTATGGAAAAGAGACACtcctcaccctcacccccacccccacctgagAAATAGCCTTGCCTCCAGGATACTTTCAGGGAGACCCTGCCCCAGGGACTGTCAGAAACATTCTCCACTCCAGGTGCTTATTCCCTCTCCTGGATGGAGCCTCTGGCCGTCGCACCCTACTGCAACTTCTCGGTTTGGCTTGGGCACTGGATTAGCCATCCCCAGGAAATGCCTCCCTCCGGTCCAGGCAGGGATCCCAGCATACACACccctggagtgtgtgtgtgtgtaggggtgggggtaggaggaTGGTGGAATGCTTCCTTCTTTCCAGGTCAGGGAAGAGATCTGGGGACCACCTGGGGGCCCTCACCCCTCCCACCTCCTTGCTGGGGAACTGCCCAGTCCAGTGCCCCTTGCATGGCTACCTCCCTCCCACTAGCTGTGCTGGGGCATGAATCAGCTCTCACAGCTTGTTAAAGCTAGGCCTCTTGTTTTCATGCCCTCACCTCAGGAAATAGAGTTACAGCTTTTCCAGCTCTACTCAGCAGGGGGCCAGGGTCCTCACTTTATAAACATCCCCAAGCCTGTGAAAGCAGAGGGCACAGTGATGGTGTGAGACAGGAGCccaggggagaaagagagaaaccaaGACTCAAGGAGAGAAACAAAAGTCAAGGAGACAAGACCAGAATAGCCGAACCGAAGACAAGAAGGGTTCGAGAGGACTGTGCTGCAGGAATGGCCCTGAGGCTGCTCTGGACTGGACAGGCCAAAGGGATCCTGGGAGGCTGGGGGATCATCTACTTGGTGATATCTCTACTCCTCCAGCACCCAGGAGTCCACAGCAAATGCTACTTCCAAGCTCAAGGTAAAGCTGGGTGAGGCATTAGACACGACAAGGAACAGAGGGAGCTGGGGGGACGGAGACCTAGAAATGATTGTGTCAGAATACCCAGACTCCCTCTGACTCTGAAACAGGAAGGAAAAACTAACTATGGCAGTAGTGTGCACTTACCCTCTCCTCCAAGACCAGAATGAATTGAGTCTACTCCCACCACTGCCCCCTGTACTAATGTTTCCTGTTCTTCCCCAGCCCCCTGTCACTATGAGGGGAAGTATTTTACTCTAGGTGAGTCTTGGCTCCGCAAGGACTGTTTCCATTGCACCTGTCTGCATCCTGTCGGTGTGGGCTGCTGTGACACGTGAGTGACCAAGAAGAGCCAAGAGAATTTGGCTATGACATGAGGGATGGCCAGTGAGTGACCAGATTACTGTGATTTGAGAAGGAATGGAGAGCAGTAAGAGTTGGCCAAATCTGAAGATACCACCAAGGGTGTGAAAGATAAGGCCTCAGGCTACAGAGTGAGGGAAGCAGGGGTGGGTCTGGAGGCGAATTatcttaaaatgaaatgaaaaagtccATATAGGCTAGAACTTACTTAGGGGGAGCAAGAGGTCACTGAAGGCAGATGTAGGAAGAATACTGGAAGAACAGGAATATGGGGCAGAGATAACGGTGGCCCTTCAGTATGCTGACTCCTTCTTCATCCTTTGGTTCCCCAGGTCCCAGCACCCCATTGACTTCCCTGCAGGGTGTGAGGTACGTCAGGAAGCAGGAACCTGCCAATTCTTCCTGGTGCAAAAATCTGATCCTCGGCTGCCCTGCAAAGGGGGAGGGCCTGACCCAGAATGGGGCTCAGCTATCACCCCTGATCCCGCAgctcctgctccccaccccagctAAACTCAACTGATCACCCTTCTGCTGACTGCCTACTGCTGCTGCCATTCCCAAAGAAACCACTAGCAGCTGCCAATTTattctgaataaataaattaatgctaCAGCTGAAAGCCTGCCTTTCATTGTCCATGCCACTGGGCCCTAGCTGGAAAAAATGGGCCCTACTAGAATCCAGGTGCTGGGTTCTTGGTGTTCTGAAGACAAGCAGTGCTATGTGGGGTGGTTGGGCCAGTTTCAGATGGTTATAGTGCTGGTCCTGGGGCCTGGGGCAGCATATGAGGCCAGGGTGGGGCTTGTAGGCAGCACCTTGATGGGGAGGTCCCAGCTGAAGGTGTCCACAGGTACTTGCTCAGGCCCTGTCCAGGTGGCAGATTCAGACTGTTCCATGGGGGGTAGGAGCACCAAACCTGGTTCTCGGGATGTTACAAATTCAAAATGCAGTCGCCACTTCAGGGACACTGTGGAAGAAAATGATAAAGGTAAATGTGTTAGAAGCCAACAAGAGAAAAAGCCAATGACGGGATATGGTtttgtgaataaaaaaaaaattctgtaattcaggaagagagggaggaatcACAGGGCAAGAGTTTTCCCCAAGAAATCCAGTGTGTTAACTAGGGACTTGAGACAAAGATAGGGGATAAAGTACCTGATAATCCCAAAGTGGGACAGTCAGAATTAGGTACTCGAAGTAAATGTTCTGAAGGATCAGAGACCAATGCATCACAGGGTCTCAAAAGGTAGAGGTGGGAAAGGAGATTTGCAGAGCTTTTAAGTTTTGGGATCAGTCTATCTAGGAAACAGGGAGAGGCTGAAGATAAAAGTGTTAAGGGTCAGGGGCCTAGGAGTATGTTAGGAATCAGGATCCATTATACTACCTAAACTTTGCATTGTTTCTCCTTCTTCCCACCTCCTTACCCCAAAAATGGTCAGGGTCTCACCAATGGCTGTGCAGAAGCCAGGGGTGGAGCTGAGAGGGATGGGGAGGGAAAAGCTGGTCCTAGTTGTATGTAGGCAGGACTCCTGGTGCCAGGCGTGAGTAATATGGGACACAGAGGCGGTACATCCAGGGCGCCGCTGGTACTCAGGCTGCACATACTCCTCGGTCTGTAAGCTTACGGAAAACTGGGAACAAGGGAAGAAGTGTGTGCTAACAGGCATTCTTACCAGTAGGTAAGATGGCAGCCAGACCTCTAGTTGTTCTCCCACTAAAGTGACCATGGGTGACCCTACCATCCATTTCCACATACCCACACTCTTAATGCAGGTCCTTCTCCTACTTCCACCCTAGCACTACAGGCCCAGTGCCCCAAAGGTCCCTCCCCACTCTTACCTGCAAACAAGCTACAGTTCCTTCCCCTAAGTTCAAGGTTCCCACCACGTCCTCGCCGAGTCTGTATACTGATTTGAAGATGCCAAATGTCCCAACTTTCCCTTGGCCATCACTGATATTGTACAAATCTGGGGAGAATGGGAAACTGTAAGCTTGGAGCCCACACTGGGGAATGTCTTGGACTTGGAACCAGGGGCCAAAAAGTGGGGCTTTTCTCTATAATCTGAAATGAGGTATTAATAGATCCTCACATTTATGTGACAATTAGAAGACTCTGTCTCTAATACAGGAATAGTATGAGAGGAGGAATAGGGTGGGACAATTCTGAAAGAATTCTCACGGAGGCTGCGGCAAGATGTGGCAGCCATGAGGCGTTCCCCAGCCAGCTCTGAGAGCCATGAATCCTTCTTCCCACCTTCATCCCCCTCCAGGAATGGACTAGATGGGGCTACAGCCTCATCCTGGGGAAACCGGACATCTTGAAGGCCTAGAAAGAGAACAAGTGGAGGGGTAATGCTGGGAGGGAACAGAGGTAAGAGTAGAGATTAGGGTCTTAGACTGCAACCTGAGAGGGATAAAGGTAAGGGAAACCATGGATTAGGCACACATCTCAATCTAGTCTCCAAAACCATTTCTCCCCAACTCCCTAGCACCTTCACCAAGACCAGGAAATGCTCCTTCAGCCCCTCTCACAAGACCCCTAAAGCTGCTCCTGTTTTGGTGAGGTTTTTCCCCAGCCCTTCCCTCCAGGACCCCTAACTTACCAGTCAACACAAGAACCCTCAAAGGGACCCTGAGTAAAGTGATGGGAGAGTTGACACGCTGGCAGCCAATGGTCAGTTTGTAGACGTACTTGACTAACTGACCCCGAAAGGAGGGTGGTCCCTCTATGGGCAGCACTTCACTGTAGGAGTCTGGTTGAGAAGTAGTAGTCAGGGCAGCCTGAGGCAGCCAGAGGAGTCCTCCCTCCAGGAGACTTAGAAGGCAATCCAGGGGCAGGGGACAGTCACTCACATGATTTAGACTCTCCAGGGTCTAGCTTCAGGTCACAAAATAGGATTTTTGGTGGAGTGGAAAGGATACACTGTCCCCTCTCACCTAAAAGAGATAAATACTGCAATTTAAGGACCCTGTATCCTGTACTAGATAACGCTAGCATAGGCAGTGGGAGCAGTGAAGGGCTGGTACATAAGGGTAGCACAGACTAAGCAACCTCTCTTTCCCTGTTGTGAGCCAGGAATACAATCTTATACCCCCAAAGTAGTAATTACATTTTCCCACTTCCCCAGTGTGTCAGGGAATTTAATGACCCAAAATTTCACCCATGGTTGACAATGACTCCATTCCCCTCCAAAAGCAAATGCTCCACCTCTAACCTCGGTGTGGCAGAAAAACAGTCTGGCTCTCGGGCTGGACTTCTGGCTGACTAGAATCAGGAGGAGGCAGTGCTACTCGACTCTCACTGGCATAGAACTGGCAGTGAATTTGGGCACTGGCCCAGGCCAGAGCCTCACTatgggaagagaaaaaggagtTATCAGAGAGTAGTGCCTGGCATCACAAATGTTCCCTCCAACTACCTACAACACTGTCTGAGGAGACCAACAAGGTGAGGTGGCCAACCAAAGGATCGGGAAAATCCAAAACCCCAAGGAGAAACCATTAAACAAAGAAATATACTACAGGTATAAATGGGGAatgtgggagggagggggagaggagagagctATGTCATCCACATCTGTTAAACAGGCGCCTCCTAAAATGAGAGCACAATGAGCGAAAAGATGTTGGTGCAGCAACAGACAATCCATGCTCTGGCCTGGCACTATAGATACCAGGTTCCCTCCTAAAAGGGCCACCTTCATCATTCAGTACCACCATTCCCACCTGGATGCAGAAGTGgctgtggggggcagggggttggTGACAGTCACCACACATTCCAGTGCCTCCCCCGCCATAAACACAGGGCCCCGGCTCAGCTCTGCTACCACTTCAATCATGGCAGCCCGGAAATCAGATCTAGAGGGAAACAAAGGGGGTTGGAAGTCAAAATCATGGCCTGAACTTGGGGAAAGGGCAAGCTTACGGGAGGTGCGGTGGCAGCGGCCGTCAATGCTGCCTAGGGCAGGGCGTCGCTCTAGGACGGCAACACCTGACACTCTCAGCCCCGGTGATTCCCCTACCCGCA of the Tamandua tetradactyla isolate mTamTet1 chromosome 2, mTamTet1.pri, whole genome shotgun sequence genome contains:
- the MSMP gene encoding prostate-associated microseminoprotein, producing MALRLLWTGQAKGILGGWGIIYLVISLLLQHPGVHSKCYFQAQAPCHYEGKYFTLGESWLRKDCFHCTCLHPVGVGCCDTSQHPIDFPAGCEVRQEAGTCQFFLVQKSDPRLPCKGGGPDPEWGSAITPDPAAPAPHPS
- the RGP1 gene encoding RAB6A-GEF complex partner protein 2, whose protein sequence is MIEVVAELSRGPVFMAGEALECVVTVTNPLPPTATSASSEALAWASAQIHCQFYASESRVALPPPDSSQPEVQPESQTVFLPHRGERGQCILSTPPKILFCDLKLDPGESKSYSYSEVLPIEGPPSFRGQLVKYVYKLTIGCQRVNSPITLLRVPLRVLVLTGLQDVRFPQDEAVAPSSPFLEGDEGGKKDSWLSELAGERLMAATSCRSLHLYNISDGQGKVGTFGIFKSVYRLGEDVVGTLNLGEGTVACLQFSVSLQTEEYVQPEYQRRPGCTASVSHITHAWHQESCLHTTRTSFSLPIPLSSTPGFCTAIVSLKWRLHFEFVTSREPGLVLLPPMEQSESATWTGPEQVPVDTFSWDLPIKVLPTSPTLASYAAPGPRTSTITI